A stretch of Saccharothrix texasensis DNA encodes these proteins:
- a CDS encoding 2-oxoacid:ferredoxin oxidoreductase subunit beta, giving the protein MTATELGLPTVGGLVGVPTADEPQKAKDYKSDQEVRWCPGCGDYVVLNAVQSFLPTLGLKRENIVFVSGIGCSSRFPYYMNTYGMHSIHGRAPAIATGLAVARPDLSVWVVTGDGDALSIGGNHLIHTLRRNVNLKILLFNNRIYGLTKGQYSPTSEEGKVTKSTPLGSLDHPFNPVSLALGAEATFVGRAVDSDRAGLTEVLRQAAEHRGSALVEIYQNCPIFNDGAFDVLKDADEAARRIINVVDGQPITFGNGEYAVVREGFGLAVAKSADVSPQDVVVHDASDLNLAFALSRLSTQDLRHTVTGVFRNTARTTYDDAARAQVEQAKAAKPADLRALLHGKDTWTVAG; this is encoded by the coding sequence ATGACGGCGACGGAACTGGGCCTGCCGACCGTTGGTGGTCTCGTCGGCGTGCCCACGGCGGACGAGCCGCAGAAGGCCAAGGACTACAAGTCGGACCAGGAGGTCCGCTGGTGCCCCGGCTGCGGCGACTACGTGGTGCTCAACGCCGTGCAGTCGTTCCTGCCCACGCTGGGCCTCAAGCGCGAGAACATCGTGTTCGTCTCGGGGATCGGCTGCTCGTCGCGGTTCCCGTACTACATGAACACCTACGGCATGCACTCGATCCACGGACGCGCGCCGGCCATCGCGACCGGCCTGGCCGTGGCCCGGCCGGACCTGTCGGTGTGGGTCGTCACCGGTGACGGCGACGCGCTGTCCATCGGCGGCAACCACCTCATCCACACGCTGCGCCGCAACGTGAACCTCAAGATCCTGCTGTTCAACAACCGGATCTACGGCCTGACCAAGGGCCAGTACTCGCCGACGTCCGAAGAGGGCAAGGTCACCAAGTCCACGCCGCTCGGCTCGCTGGACCACCCGTTCAACCCGGTGTCGCTGGCGCTGGGCGCGGAGGCCACGTTCGTCGGCCGCGCGGTCGACTCGGACCGGGCGGGCCTGACCGAGGTGCTGCGGCAGGCCGCCGAGCACCGCGGGTCGGCGCTCGTCGAGATCTACCAGAACTGCCCGATCTTCAACGACGGCGCGTTCGACGTGCTCAAGGACGCCGACGAGGCCGCGCGCCGGATCATCAACGTGGTCGACGGTCAGCCGATCACGTTCGGCAACGGCGAGTACGCCGTGGTCCGGGAGGGCTTCGGCCTGGCCGTGGCCAAGTCGGCGGACGTGTCCCCGCAGGACGTCGTGGTGCACGACGCGTCGGACCTGAACCTGGCGTTCGCGCTGTCGCGGCTCTCGACGCAGGACCTGCGGCACACCGTCACCGGCGTGTTCCGCAACACCGCGCGCACCACGTACGACGACGCGGCGCGGGCGCAGGTGGAGCAGGCCAAGGCCGCGAAGCCCGCCGACCTGCGGGCGCTGCTGCACGGCAAGGACACCTGGACCGTGGCCGGCTAG
- a CDS encoding polyprenyl synthetase family protein: MTSSERAGTGFRFSDPVLAEVVQDGLAEVEELLHKVVQSEFHPVMETSLHLVSAGGKRIRPLFTILSAQFGGTWDRESVIKAAAVVELTHLATLYHDDVMDEATMRRGAASANAKWDNSIAILTGDYLFAHASALVADLGTGAARIIAETFSELVTGQMRETMGPRPGEDPVSHYLTTISEKTGSLIATAARFGAMFSDVTPEQVEALRAYGDVIGAAFQISDDVIDIASPSEESGKTPGTDLREGVRTLPMLYALEDEPDSRLAKLLAAPITDDAEVDEALALLRDSSGLQRARATLDDYASRARATLDVLPAGTARDALASVSDYVVTRSH; the protein is encoded by the coding sequence GTGACCAGTAGCGAGCGGGCGGGGACGGGGTTCCGGTTTTCGGACCCCGTGCTCGCGGAGGTGGTTCAGGACGGGCTGGCCGAGGTGGAGGAGCTGCTGCACAAGGTCGTGCAGAGCGAGTTCCACCCGGTGATGGAGACGTCCCTGCACCTGGTGTCCGCGGGCGGCAAGCGCATCCGCCCGCTGTTCACCATCCTGTCCGCCCAGTTCGGCGGCACGTGGGACCGGGAGAGCGTGATCAAGGCGGCGGCGGTCGTCGAGCTGACCCACCTGGCCACGCTGTACCACGACGACGTGATGGACGAGGCCACCATGCGCCGCGGCGCGGCGTCGGCCAACGCGAAGTGGGACAACAGCATCGCGATCCTCACCGGCGACTACCTGTTCGCGCACGCGTCGGCGCTGGTCGCGGACCTGGGCACGGGTGCGGCGCGGATCATCGCGGAGACGTTCTCCGAGCTGGTGACCGGCCAGATGCGCGAGACGATGGGCCCGCGGCCCGGCGAGGACCCCGTCTCGCACTACCTGACCACGATCTCGGAGAAGACGGGTTCGCTGATCGCCACCGCGGCCCGGTTCGGGGCGATGTTCTCCGACGTCACGCCGGAGCAGGTCGAGGCGCTGCGCGCGTACGGCGACGTGATCGGGGCGGCGTTCCAGATCTCCGACGACGTCATCGACATCGCCTCGCCGTCGGAGGAGTCGGGCAAGACACCCGGCACGGACCTGCGCGAGGGCGTGCGCACGCTGCCCATGCTCTACGCGCTGGAGGACGAGCCGGACTCTCGGCTGGCCAAGCTGCTGGCCGCCCCGATCACCGACGACGCCGAGGTGGACGAGGCCCTGGCCCTGCTCCGCGACTCCTCCGGCCTCCAGCGGGCCCGCGCCACCCTGGACGACTACGCCTCCCGCGCCCGCGCCACCCTGGACGTCCTGCCCGCCGGCACGGCCCGCGACGCCCTGGCCTCCGTGAGCGACTACGTCGTCACCCGCTCCCACTAA
- the rarD gene encoding EamA family transporter RarD, with protein MAFGVGAYLLWGIVPAYWPLLQPAGSVEILAHRIAWSLVVMVIVTAVLGRWAGIRGLSARGWAMVAAASVLIAVNWGVYIHAVNTSHVVEAALGYFINPLVSVLLGVVVLRERLRLPQYAALAIAVAAVVVLAVDYGRLPWISLVLACSFGVYGLLKKTVPLDATASLTAESIVLAPIAVGYLVWLGPAGTFHSGGWGHALWLASAGLVTAVPLILFGAGARLVPLVTMGMLQYLAPVLQFAWGVFVMREPMPASRWFGFALVWAALLVFTADTIRTRRHHP; from the coding sequence ATGGCGTTCGGCGTCGGCGCCTACCTCCTCTGGGGCATCGTGCCCGCGTACTGGCCGCTGCTGCAGCCGGCCGGTTCGGTGGAGATCCTGGCACACCGGATCGCCTGGTCGCTGGTCGTGATGGTGATCGTGACCGCGGTGCTCGGCCGTTGGGCGGGCATCCGAGGGCTGTCGGCGCGCGGCTGGGCGATGGTCGCCGCCGCGTCCGTGCTCATCGCGGTCAACTGGGGCGTCTACATCCACGCGGTCAACACCTCGCACGTCGTCGAAGCCGCGCTCGGCTACTTCATCAACCCGCTGGTGAGCGTGCTGCTCGGGGTGGTCGTGCTGCGGGAACGGCTGCGCCTGCCGCAGTACGCAGCCCTGGCCATCGCGGTGGCCGCGGTCGTCGTGCTGGCGGTGGACTACGGCAGGCTGCCGTGGATCTCGCTGGTGCTGGCCTGCTCGTTCGGCGTGTACGGGCTGCTGAAGAAGACCGTGCCGCTGGACGCGACGGCCAGCCTGACCGCGGAGAGCATCGTGCTGGCCCCGATCGCGGTCGGCTACCTGGTCTGGCTGGGCCCGGCGGGGACGTTCCACTCGGGCGGCTGGGGTCACGCGCTGTGGCTGGCGTCAGCCGGGCTGGTCACCGCGGTCCCGCTGATCCTGTTCGGCGCGGGCGCCCGGCTCGTGCCGCTGGTGACCATGGGCATGCTCCAGTACCTGGCGCCCGTGCTCCAGTTCGCGTGGGGCGTGTTCGTGATGCGCGAGCCGATGCCCGCGTCGCGCTGGTTCGGCTTCGCCCTGGTCTGGGCCGCCCTGCTCGTCTTCACCGCCGACACCATCCGCACCCGCCGCCACCACCCCTGA